In the genome of Desulfuromonas sp. DDH964, one region contains:
- a CDS encoding sensor domain-containing diguanylate cyclase, which produces MQDHHPFFRQLLDNLYDGVYFVDRDRIITYWNRGAERLSGYSADLVLGKSCRDNLLVHMDDNGKLLCLDGCPLAATMADGNERQAEVFMHHADGQRVPVLVRVSPIHDEAGAIVGAVEIFSDNSSQNAARQQIEELQELAFLDPLTALANRRFLEITLHSRLEEQRRYGWPFGVLFFDIDHFKSFNDSYGHETGDAVLKMTAKTLAGCARSFDVVGRWGGEEFVAVLANVDRTSLQRIAERYRSMIEQSGLPTAMEVLRVTVSVGAALAVPGDTVESVLERADALMYQSKQNGRNRVTLEGVSP; this is translated from the coding sequence ATGCAGGATCATCACCCCTTCTTCCGCCAACTCCTCGACAACCTCTACGACGGGGTCTATTTCGTCGACCGGGACCGGATCATCACCTACTGGAACCGCGGCGCCGAGCGGCTGAGCGGCTATTCGGCCGACCTGGTACTGGGGAAGAGCTGCCGGGACAACCTCCTGGTCCACATGGACGACAACGGCAAGCTCCTCTGCCTCGACGGCTGCCCGCTGGCGGCGACGATGGCGGACGGCAACGAACGGCAGGCGGAGGTTTTCATGCACCACGCCGACGGCCAGCGGGTGCCGGTCCTGGTGCGGGTGTCGCCGATTCACGACGAAGCGGGAGCGATCGTCGGGGCGGTGGAGATCTTCAGCGACAACAGCAGCCAGAACGCCGCCCGGCAGCAGATCGAGGAGTTGCAGGAACTCGCCTTTCTCGATCCGCTGACGGCCCTGGCCAACCGGCGTTTTCTTGAGATCACTCTCCACTCCCGCCTGGAGGAGCAGCGCCGCTACGGCTGGCCCTTCGGCGTCCTCTTCTTCGACATCGATCACTTCAAGAGCTTCAACGACAGCTATGGCCACGAGACCGGTGACGCGGTCCTGAAGATGACCGCCAAGACCCTGGCCGGCTGTGCGCGTTCTTTCGATGTGGTCGGCCGTTGGGGGGGAGAGGAGTTCGTCGCCGTCCTCGCCAACGTCGATCGCACCTCCCTGCAACGCATTGCGGAACGCTACCGTTCGATGATCGAGCAGTCGGGACTGCCGACGGCGATGGAGGTGCTGCGGGTCACAGTGTCCGTCGGCGCCGCCCTCGCCGTCCCCGGCGATACGGTGGAGAGCGTGCTGGAGCGCGCCGACGCCCTCATGTACCAGAGCAAGCAGAATGGCCGCAACCGGGTCACGCTGGAAGGAGTCTCCCCATGA